From one Mytilus galloprovincialis chromosome 13, xbMytGall1.hap1.1, whole genome shotgun sequence genomic stretch:
- the LOC143056996 gene encoding uncharacterized protein LOC143056996 gives MDRRKLLNVDHQNDQATSYNGNSWSIIRVLYTLKWTSCLIGLATGCVITVVMTLSLMLIIAPYLQFHNALIPSTGNDVWSSYGDWKWQPCSVTCGHGTQNGDRSRTCLSETLCVGNETEIMTRPCSIGHCKVDGQWSDWIVDGPCSVTCGKGTQNRFRKCSNPYPQNGGKPCTGQRTKQTLCNEQECCPGITKPDNLQCVNGWIRNDDFNACYCFSKRHASWDNAQTYCRQQKAELSPVYSKAESDWLSRKIRTDIGKDVWIGGKNVRYEYKWILSSGYGRMNFTNWAPNEPVLYPRHKTYICVQIWQSSSYQWDDFDCGYRQPFVCKNNL, from the exons ATGGACCGCCGAAAATTATTAAATGTAGATCATCAAAATGATCAAGCAACTTCTTATAACGGTAATAGCTGGAGTATTATCAGAGTGTTGTATACCTTAAAATGGACGTCATGTTTAATTGGTTTAGCTACAGGATGTGTTATAACAGTTGTTATGACTCTGTCTCTGATGCTTATTATAGCACCATATTTGCAGTTTCACAATGCATTGATTCCATCAACAG GAAATGATGTGTGGAGTAGTTATGGCGACTGGAAGTGGCAACCTTGTTCCGTTACCTGTGGTCATGGTACACAAAATGGAGATAGGTCAAGAACGTGCCTTAGTGAAACGCTTTGTGTAGGCaatgaaacagaaattatgaCAAGACCTTGTAGTATTGGACACTGCAAAG TTGATGGACAATGGAGTGACTGGATTGTAGATGGACCTTGCAGTGTCACATGTGGTAAAGGCACACAGAACAGGTTTAGGAAATGTTCCAACCCATATCCACAAAATGGTGGAAAGCCATGTACGGGCCAAAGAACTAAACAAACATTATGTAATGAACAAGAATGTTGCCCTG GAATAACAAAACCAGACAATCTACAATGTGTAAATGGTTGGATACGGAATGATGACTTCAATGCATGTTATTGTTTCAGTAAAAGACATGCCTCATGGGATAACGCTCAG ACGTATTGTAGACAACAGAAGGCCGAACTATCACCAGTATATTCTAAAGCTGAATCTGACTGGTTGTCTCGTAAAATACGAACCGATATAG GTAAGGATGTATGGATCGGAGGTAAAAATGTCAGATATGAATATAAATGGATTCTTTCATCGGGATATGGCAGAATGAATTTTACAAACTGGGCTCCTAATGAACCAGTGCTTTATCCGAGACATAAAACTTACATTTGTGTACAAATATGGCAAAGTTCCTCATATCAATGGGATGACTTTGACTGTGGTTATCGTCAGCCATTCGTCTGTAAAAATAATCTGTAA